One stretch of Chitinophagales bacterium DNA includes these proteins:
- a CDS encoding DUF5103 domain-containing protein: MQSRNNLAIVLILLFNANSALANDPAVFRDQIFTASVRTVQLYVNPLPLSDAVIPLNGPSQLHLAFDDLEGDKKNYFYTLILCNYDWTPSDLNPFGYLEGFQQQEIITFSFSFNTYQHFTHYDLQFPNADIRITKSGNYVLKVYADNDPGKVVLTRRFIVFESNLQVITDVHQPLSAKYSRTHQEVDFSLNYSGMSISNPQNDIHVLLMQNFRWDNAISNLSPLFQRSNQLDYNYEMENAFEAGKEFRNFDTRTIRYRTEHVKEIKTSNDVTDILLFSDEVRAGTPYFFRRDIDGKFLPATQDYPEEALQADYVWVYFTLPFDYPVKEGKIYLFGKFTDWQLLPDFQMQWNPKLFAYEAKAYLKQGYYEYEYIYSDNNGNAETDLIEGNSYETQNTYQVFVYYRPFGARYDQVIAYKATDSFNK; the protein is encoded by the coding sequence ATGCAAAGCAGGAATAATCTGGCTATTGTTTTGATTTTGCTCTTTAATGCTAATTCAGCATTAGCCAATGATCCTGCTGTTTTTAGGGATCAAATATTTACTGCTTCAGTTCGTACAGTACAACTATATGTGAATCCTCTTCCTCTTTCAGATGCCGTTATCCCTCTTAATGGGCCTTCACAACTACATCTTGCTTTCGATGATTTGGAAGGTGATAAAAAAAATTATTTCTACACCCTGATATTATGCAACTACGACTGGACACCATCAGACCTTAATCCTTTCGGTTATTTGGAAGGATTCCAGCAGCAGGAAATTATTACATTCAGTTTTTCATTCAATACCTATCAGCATTTTACTCACTATGATTTGCAATTCCCGAATGCAGACATCAGGATAACAAAATCGGGAAATTATGTTCTTAAGGTATACGCAGATAACGATCCGGGCAAAGTGGTTTTAACAAGGCGATTTATAGTATTTGAAAGTAATTTGCAGGTAATCACAGATGTACATCAGCCTTTGAGTGCTAAATATTCACGGACACACCAGGAAGTAGATTTTTCGCTTAACTATAGTGGAATGTCAATTTCAAATCCACAAAATGACATTCATGTCCTTCTGATGCAAAATTTCAGATGGGATAATGCCATCTCCAATTTATCCCCGCTCTTTCAACGTTCCAATCAACTGGATTATAACTATGAAATGGAGAATGCTTTTGAAGCGGGAAAAGAATTCCGGAATTTTGATACGCGTACTATTCGATATCGAACGGAGCATGTGAAAGAAATAAAGACAAGTAATGATGTCACGGATATTTTACTTTTTTCTGATGAGGTGAGGGCGGGGACCCCTTATTTTTTCAGACGGGATATAGATGGCAAATTTCTTCCTGCTACACAGGATTATCCTGAAGAAGCTTTACAGGCAGATTATGTATGGGTGTACTTCACACTGCCATTTGACTATCCCGTAAAAGAAGGTAAAATTTACCTGTTCGGAAAGTTTACGGATTGGCAGCTATTACCTGATTTTCAAATGCAGTGGAATCCAAAACTATTTGCTTACGAAGCTAAGGCCTATTTAAAGCAAGGTTATTACGAGTATGAATACATATATTCTGATAATAATGGAAATGCCGAAACAGATTTAATAGAAGGCAATTCATATGAAACCCAAAATACTTACCAGGTTTTCGTTTACTACCGTCCGTTTGGCGCAAGATATGACCAGGTGATTGCTTATAAAGCAACTGATTCTTTTAATAAGTAA
- the rsmG gene encoding 16S rRNA (guanine(527)-N(7))-methyltransferase RsmG — protein MEEYENQIPLKVLEQYFPGLTLLQKQQFSSAGELYKTWNQKINLISRKDIDHLYERHILHSLAIAKFMTFNKGTFLLDAGTGGGFPGLPLAILFPEVNFHLVDSIGKKIKVVNAIAQELRLGNISTEQIRAEEIKRKFDFILSRAVAPLRTLYEWTKNSISNQSRNSKHNGWIFLKGGNLEAELSQMPMKPETISINHYFSEKYFEEKFIVYFSNKI, from the coding sequence ATGGAGGAGTATGAAAATCAAATACCATTGAAGGTTTTAGAGCAATATTTTCCCGGGTTAACCCTATTGCAAAAGCAACAATTTTCTTCAGCCGGTGAGCTATACAAGACATGGAATCAAAAAATTAATCTGATTTCACGAAAGGATATTGATCATTTATATGAAAGACATATCCTGCACTCACTTGCAATTGCAAAATTTATGACTTTCAACAAAGGAACCTTTTTGTTGGATGCTGGAACTGGTGGCGGCTTTCCGGGATTACCTCTCGCCATCCTTTTCCCTGAAGTTAATTTTCATTTAGTCGATTCGATAGGGAAAAAAATCAAGGTTGTAAATGCTATTGCTCAGGAATTAAGATTGGGCAATATTTCTACCGAACAAATAAGAGCAGAAGAAATAAAAAGAAAATTTGATTTCATATTAAGCAGGGCAGTGGCACCTTTACGCACCCTTTATGAATGGACCAAAAACTCAATCTCCAATCAAAGCCGCAATTCAAAACACAATGGATGGATATTTCTTAAAGGAGGCAATTTAGAAGCTGAATTGAGTCAGATGCCAATGAAGCCTGAAACAATCTCCATCAACCATTATTTTAGCGAAAAATATTTTGAAGAGAAGTTCATCGTATATTTTTCAAATAAAATTTAA
- a CDS encoding M1 family metallopeptidase: MMKKNVLIAIFLLTAMQGGAQYSKTDSLKNNLCNGDNQLYWKNRLPFPGYWQQDVYYEIDADINEKTGIIDGKENLTYWNNSHDTLSFVYFHLYQQAFVKGGYIEDLNIHNNFKQVFGKYEAAGLGEIIESIQIAKKDLKTESDFSVVKVYLTTPLLPNDSTVFSIKFKTYFDNGTQRRRMKKFSVFGFTHYDGVHWYPRICVYDRKFGWDTDQHLGKEFYGDFGTYDVQLSFSSNYIVGATGVLQNREECLSKELREKLDLKNFADKPWESKPSNIIPYDSTHRKTWHFFAQNVHDFAWTADPAYRLAEAQVEVYDPETENTRVVNCEAFAEEQHAAGWQNAALYTAKVIDVYSSSFGAYSWPNLIVADARDGMEYPMLTLDGGYSPNYFDLIAHEVGHEWFFGQVANNETYRAALDEGFAQFIESWGLIQIFGDTLPHLKKKENYYDHFKKQISIRDGEVYLGYLREASRGTDESINQHSDAFNGALKHGGGYSQVYFKTATMLWNLQYVLGDSLFQASIKHYFNQWKFCHPYFEDFRNSIIQFTHVDLNWFFDEWMETTKTIDYGVKKVKHKNDDHYSVILNRRGRSQMPVDLEIEAKNGNKYAYYIPNNWFQKSTTATVLPKWYGWDKLHPDYRFIVSIPSGIRNITIDPSFRMADVYMLNNSKKIPVQIAFDSQINNFPSWKNYQMLWRPDIWYNAIDGIKAGLHLEGDYFGIIDKFSLTAWYNTRLLPNGFYNYHIEDSLAEKTSRLSFNFSYSSNTHRFIKNSSVNFSFEFLDGLWGGSAGFTIQPNLQNLIGVEFKSMYRAKQHDLQYLLYPEQWKADEWNNTAKISYELKYQYYKGTGDIGIVLRSSSLFSDYQYSYAALTVINRNHLGLLDFSTRFFARAGSGTPALESALYLAGGSPEDLMENKFVRSKGFVPDKWLGYGSSINHFQQGGGLNLRGYAGYLAPELSDDQQNYLLYFGNTGIAVNGEVDFDNYIKVAPNSVKNWLKVDTYIFADAGSMGYHKESGQFNMSSFYMDGGVGIAATIKKWGQFEKIKPLTLRADFPLLINHLPAYESSYINFRWVIGVGRSF, translated from the coding sequence ATGATGAAAAAAAATGTACTTATAGCAATTTTTCTTTTAACAGCAATGCAGGGAGGGGCTCAGTATTCCAAAACTGATTCTTTAAAAAACAATTTATGTAACGGAGATAATCAACTGTACTGGAAAAACAGACTGCCCTTTCCGGGCTATTGGCAGCAGGATGTTTATTATGAAATTGATGCTGATATAAATGAGAAAACAGGAATTATTGACGGAAAGGAAAATCTCACTTATTGGAATAATTCACATGATACCTTAAGCTTTGTTTATTTTCACTTGTATCAACAGGCATTCGTAAAGGGAGGTTATATTGAAGATCTAAATATTCACAATAATTTCAAACAGGTATTTGGAAAATACGAAGCGGCTGGCTTAGGTGAAATAATAGAATCTATCCAAATAGCGAAGAAGGATTTAAAAACTGAATCTGACTTTTCAGTGGTAAAAGTCTATCTAACAACGCCATTGCTACCCAATGATTCCACGGTTTTCAGCATAAAATTTAAAACTTATTTCGATAATGGCACTCAACGAAGGCGTATGAAAAAATTTAGCGTCTTTGGCTTCACCCATTATGATGGTGTTCACTGGTATCCCCGCATTTGCGTATACGATCGGAAATTTGGCTGGGATACTGATCAGCATCTCGGTAAGGAATTTTACGGAGACTTTGGAACCTATGATGTTCAGCTGTCATTTTCTTCTAACTATATTGTCGGAGCCACAGGTGTACTTCAAAATCGGGAAGAATGTTTATCAAAGGAGCTACGTGAAAAACTGGATTTAAAAAACTTCGCAGATAAACCCTGGGAATCCAAACCCTCTAATATTATTCCTTACGATTCTACTCACAGAAAGACGTGGCATTTTTTTGCTCAGAATGTACATGACTTCGCATGGACTGCAGATCCTGCTTATAGATTAGCTGAAGCACAAGTGGAAGTTTACGATCCTGAAACAGAAAACACCCGTGTAGTAAATTGTGAGGCATTTGCTGAGGAGCAACATGCAGCCGGATGGCAAAATGCAGCTCTCTATACAGCTAAAGTAATCGATGTTTATTCCAGCAGCTTTGGAGCTTACAGCTGGCCTAATTTAATTGTTGCTGATGCGCGCGATGGTATGGAATATCCGATGCTCACGCTTGATGGTGGTTATTCTCCGAATTATTTTGACCTGATAGCTCACGAGGTAGGCCATGAATGGTTTTTTGGACAGGTTGCAAATAATGAAACTTACCGCGCTGCCCTTGATGAGGGATTTGCCCAGTTTATAGAATCGTGGGGATTAATTCAAATTTTCGGCGATACGCTGCCTCATCTGAAAAAGAAAGAAAATTATTATGATCACTTTAAAAAGCAAATCTCCATAAGGGATGGCGAGGTATATCTGGGTTATTTACGCGAAGCATCCCGAGGAACAGATGAGTCCATTAATCAGCATTCAGATGCCTTTAACGGTGCATTGAAGCATGGCGGCGGATATAGCCAGGTATATTTCAAGACAGCAACCATGCTATGGAATTTACAGTATGTTCTTGGCGATTCATTATTTCAGGCTTCCATAAAACACTATTTCAATCAGTGGAAATTTTGCCATCCTTATTTCGAAGACTTTCGAAACAGCATTATTCAATTTACCCATGTGGACCTTAACTGGTTCTTTGATGAATGGATGGAAACAACAAAGACAATTGACTATGGAGTTAAAAAAGTGAAACATAAAAATGATGATCACTACTCAGTAATACTTAACCGGAGAGGCAGAAGTCAAATGCCGGTTGATCTTGAAATAGAAGCAAAAAATGGAAATAAATATGCGTATTACATACCAAATAATTGGTTTCAAAAATCTACAACAGCTACTGTGCTGCCAAAGTGGTACGGGTGGGACAAACTGCATCCTGATTATCGATTTATAGTAAGCATACCTTCAGGGATCAGGAACATAACTATTGATCCATCTTTCAGAATGGCAGATGTATATATGCTGAATAATTCAAAAAAAATTCCGGTGCAAATAGCCTTTGACTCGCAGATCAACAACTTTCCATCCTGGAAAAATTATCAAATGCTCTGGAGGCCAGACATTTGGTACAATGCCATTGATGGAATAAAAGCCGGATTGCATCTGGAAGGCGACTATTTTGGAATTATTGACAAATTTTCCCTGACTGCCTGGTATAACACCAGATTATTACCCAATGGCTTTTATAATTATCACATAGAAGATTCTCTTGCGGAAAAAACGAGCCGCCTCTCTTTTAACTTTTCCTACAGCAGTAATACTCACCGGTTTATAAAGAATTCTTCTGTAAATTTTTCTTTTGAATTTCTTGATGGACTATGGGGCGGAAGTGCCGGCTTTACCATTCAACCTAACCTGCAAAATCTAATAGGAGTTGAATTTAAGTCTATGTACCGTGCCAAACAACATGACCTGCAATACTTGCTTTATCCTGAACAATGGAAAGCTGATGAATGGAATAATACAGCAAAAATCAGTTATGAGCTTAAGTACCAATATTATAAAGGAACCGGCGATATAGGAATTGTATTGCGTTCATCGTCTCTGTTCAGTGATTATCAATATTCCTATGCTGCTCTTACGGTCATTAATCGAAATCATTTAGGTCTGTTAGACTTTAGTACACGTTTTTTTGCAAGGGCAGGAAGTGGCACACCTGCTCTTGAAAGTGCATTATATTTAGCGGGTGGAAGTCCGGAAGATTTAATGGAAAATAAGTTTGTAAGAAGTAAAGGGTTTGTTCCTGATAAATGGCTTGGATATGGTTCTTCCATTAACCATTTTCAGCAGGGCGGCGGCTTAAACTTAAGAGGGTACGCCGGATATTTGGCTCCGGAATTAAGTGATGATCAGCAAAACTATCTACTGTACTTTGGTAACACTGGTATCGCAGTAAATGGAGAAGTTGATTTTGATAATTATATAAAGGTTGCCCCGAATTCAGTAAAAAACTGGCTCAAAGTAGATACTTATATTTTTGCTGATGCAGGATCGATGGGATACCATAAAGAATCAGGACAATTCAATATGAGTTCCTTTTATATGGATGGAGGCGTGGGAATTGCTGCAACTATAAAAAAATGGGGCCAATTTGAAAAAATAAAACCCCTTACCCTTCGCGCAGATTTTCCGTTGCTTATAAACCATCTTCCCGCTTATGAGAGCAGTTATATAAATTTTCGATGGGTTATCGGAGTTGGAAGATCCTTTTAA
- a CDS encoding PorT family protein, with protein MKSVLLTAWMFLLLPAVGFSQQVWTPEQQQQFQQEMEQWKVQFQQQMLQLQDQLAKMKEELKDQNRDSGSDFDIQFEVPPMPPMPPGSTGDQNEEDTTSFLMPDMDNENNDSTEVKVGRWNIIVRDNHNKDEQHVNIYKDKTDCTDNEESHHLKNIETKYLLLDVGLNNYSGRNGVSNLTANYSPLKVNTGKSWVVDVHLINQKINLISYHLWLSYGIFFEFNSYKFNDLTNVLVPRVDSVVFVSSEQPLKKNKLSPTYVGIPVMLRLETNPDDINKSFHISAGGFGEYLLGAHTKTKTTSGDKNKQHDDFNLNDFRYGITGRIGYGWFNLYTNVSLSTLFAKDVAPEAYPWSVGLAFEF; from the coding sequence ATGAAAAGTGTTTTATTAACAGCCTGGATGTTTTTGTTACTTCCTGCAGTGGGATTTTCTCAGCAGGTATGGACCCCGGAGCAACAGCAGCAATTCCAGCAGGAAATGGAGCAATGGAAAGTGCAGTTTCAACAGCAAATGCTTCAGCTCCAGGATCAGCTTGCAAAAATGAAGGAAGAATTAAAGGACCAAAATCGAGACAGTGGTAGCGACTTTGATATACAATTTGAAGTGCCCCCAATGCCACCTATGCCCCCGGGTTCTACTGGCGATCAGAATGAAGAAGACACCACTTCTTTTTTAATGCCGGATATGGATAATGAAAATAACGATTCAACAGAAGTAAAGGTGGGAAGATGGAATATTATTGTGCGCGATAATCATAACAAGGATGAACAGCACGTGAATATTTATAAAGATAAAACTGATTGTACTGATAATGAAGAATCTCATCATCTTAAAAATATTGAAACAAAATACCTGTTGCTTGATGTAGGATTAAATAATTACTCCGGGCGAAATGGTGTTTCAAATTTAACTGCAAATTATTCACCTCTCAAAGTAAATACTGGCAAATCCTGGGTAGTTGATGTTCATTTAATAAATCAGAAAATTAACCTGATCAGCTATCATCTCTGGTTGAGCTATGGAATTTTCTTCGAATTTAACAGCTACAAGTTTAATGACCTTACTAATGTGCTGGTGCCGAGAGTGGATTCTGTAGTATTTGTAAGCAGTGAGCAGCCATTGAAAAAGAATAAATTATCGCCAACCTATGTCGGTATTCCTGTAATGCTGCGGCTTGAAACTAATCCGGACGATATAAATAAATCATTCCACATCAGTGCAGGAGGTTTTGGTGAATATTTGCTGGGGGCCCATACAAAAACAAAAACGACCTCAGGTGATAAGAATAAGCAACACGATGATTTCAATTTAAATGATTTCCGTTATGGAATTACCGGCAGAATCGGTTATGGCTGGTTTAATTTATATACTAATGTGAGCTTATCTACTTTATTTGCAAAAGATGTTGCTCCGGAAGCATACCCATGGTCGGTGGGTCTTGCCTTCGAATTTTAA
- the dprA gene encoding DNA-protecting protein DprA, with product MQSKHLLYQIALTLIPNIGDVLAKNLVSYLGDPEKVFKARKFDLKKVPGIDEVRAKSILHFNDFNTAEKEILFIEKNKINPLFYLDDGYPSRLKGLTDSPILLYTKGNMNLNSERMIAIVGTRHASDYGKNMCESLISGLKNYNATIVSGLAYGIDIAAHKIALQFDLPTIGVLGHGLNQIYPNQHRATAIKMLEAGGLVTEFKSIDSFEPENFPKRNRIVAGLCDATIVVESAVKGGALITAEIASSYNRDVFVVPGRVGDKYSEGCNYFIKTNKANLVECAEDIAFFLGWVDKKKSHSPKQKQIFIELDENERKLLSLLDGNNSLHVDALSQQSGLFGSQLAVGLLNLEFKGMVISLPGKMYRLA from the coding sequence ATGCAATCAAAACATCTTCTATACCAGATAGCACTCACGCTGATACCGAACATCGGTGATGTACTGGCAAAAAATCTGGTGAGCTACTTGGGAGATCCGGAAAAAGTTTTTAAGGCAAGAAAATTTGATTTAAAAAAAGTGCCCGGTATTGATGAGGTTCGGGCAAAATCCATTTTGCATTTTAATGATTTTAATACTGCAGAAAAAGAAATATTATTTATTGAAAAAAATAAGATCAATCCCCTGTTTTATCTTGATGATGGGTATCCCTCAAGGTTAAAAGGCCTAACTGATTCACCCATCCTGTTATATACAAAAGGTAACATGAACCTGAATAGTGAGCGTATGATAGCTATTGTAGGAACACGGCATGCCTCTGATTATGGAAAGAACATGTGTGAATCATTAATCTCCGGTTTAAAAAATTATAATGCAACTATAGTAAGCGGATTGGCCTATGGAATTGATATTGCTGCCCATAAAATTGCATTACAATTTGACCTTCCTACCATAGGTGTTTTAGGGCACGGATTAAACCAGATATACCCGAATCAACACCGAGCCACCGCTATTAAAATGCTGGAAGCAGGAGGCTTAGTCACAGAATTTAAAAGCATAGATAGCTTTGAGCCGGAAAACTTCCCAAAACGGAACCGAATCGTTGCGGGCTTATGTGATGCAACAATTGTAGTTGAATCAGCAGTAAAGGGAGGTGCGTTAATTACAGCAGAGATTGCCAGTTCCTATAACCGGGATGTCTTCGTAGTTCCAGGCAGGGTAGGAGATAAATATTCTGAGGGATGCAATTATTTTATTAAAACGAATAAAGCTAACCTGGTAGAATGTGCTGAAGATATCGCATTTTTTCTTGGGTGGGTAGATAAAAAAAAATCTCATTCGCCGAAACAAAAGCAAATTTTTATAGAGTTGGATGAAAATGAAAGAAAGCTGCTTTCATTGCTGGATGGAAATAATTCTCTGCATGTAGATGCATTAAGTCAGCAGTCTGGTTTATTCGGAAGCCAGCTTGCAGTGGGTCTGCTGAATTTAGAATTTAAAGGAATGGTGATTTCGCTTCCTGGAAAAATGTATAGGCTCGCCTGA
- a CDS encoding inorganic diphosphatase yields the protein MKLPDTFADQTNNVNVIIETPKGSRNKYTYHPESGLFQLGKILPAGLVFPLDFGFIPETKAEDGDPVDVLVIMEVPGFAGCFVECRIIGVIEAEQTERNHKKVKNDRLLAIPVDSNQFAKIKTIDDLDKTFLNEIIEFFVQYNEMGGKNFKLQNISGPDVALTLVKKQMT from the coding sequence ATGAAACTACCAGATACTTTTGCAGATCAGACTAATAATGTGAATGTAATTATTGAAACTCCAAAAGGGAGTCGTAATAAATATACATATCACCCTGAAAGCGGTTTATTTCAATTAGGAAAAATCCTGCCTGCCGGTCTCGTGTTTCCATTGGATTTTGGATTTATTCCAGAAACAAAAGCAGAAGATGGTGATCCAGTAGATGTGCTGGTGATAATGGAAGTTCCGGGATTTGCAGGTTGCTTTGTAGAATGCAGGATAATAGGTGTTATAGAAGCAGAGCAAACAGAGCGCAACCATAAAAAAGTAAAGAATGACCGTTTGCTGGCTATTCCTGTAGACTCAAACCAATTCGCTAAAATTAAAACCATCGATGATTTGGATAAAACCTTTTTAAATGAGATTATTGAATTTTTCGTTCAGTACAATGAAATGGGCGGCAAGAATTTTAAGCTTCAGAATATCAGTGGTCCTGATGTTGCCCTTACGCTGGTAAAAAAACAAATGACTTAA
- a CDS encoding sigma-70 family RNA polymerase sigma factor encodes MTAQEYNKCVDLFADRVYRFILKNMKNSEDARDVVQNAFEILWKNHLSVEYDKCRSYLFTVAYHNMIDQYRKRKNDADITEEHMDVQGSSYQYTGAKEALEFGLTKLPEMQKTVVLLRDYEGYSYEEIGTITGLNESQVKVYIFRARTTLKNFLVRTENAL; translated from the coding sequence ATGACGGCCCAGGAATACAATAAATGCGTCGATCTGTTTGCTGACAGGGTATATCGCTTCATTTTGAAAAATATGAAGAACAGTGAAGATGCCCGGGATGTAGTGCAGAATGCATTTGAAATATTATGGAAAAACCATTTAAGTGTAGAGTATGATAAATGCCGCTCTTACCTGTTCACTGTTGCTTATCATAATATGATTGATCAGTACAGAAAGAGAAAAAATGACGCAGATATTACGGAAGAGCATATGGATGTGCAAGGCAGCAGCTATCAGTACACAGGTGCGAAAGAAGCGTTAGAATTTGGCTTAACGAAATTACCGGAAATGCAGAAAACGGTGGTGCTGCTAAGAGATTATGAAGGGTATAGCTATGAGGAAATAGGAACTATTACGGGATTAAACGAGTCGCAGGTGAAAGTATATATTTTCCGGGCCCGTACCACTTTAAAAAATTTTTTAGTGAGAACCGAAAATGCTTTATAA
- a CDS encoding STAS domain-containing protein, whose amino-acid sequence MVEGKILSEQQTAVLRERIEKELILNQKKFILDLKSLQFVNSVCLNFLISAKIKIAEKGAQVVLCNVSDQLRKLLVMTKLEHYFQIASRTADALNLLNQLAL is encoded by the coding sequence ATGGTAGAAGGAAAAATCTTAAGTGAACAACAAACGGCTGTCCTTCGTGAGCGAATCGAGAAAGAATTGATTCTCAATCAAAAAAAATTTATACTTGATTTAAAAAGTCTTCAGTTTGTTAACAGTGTTTGCCTTAATTTCTTGATATCTGCAAAAATTAAAATTGCTGAAAAAGGGGCCCAGGTAGTATTATGCAATGTTTCTGATCAGTTAAGGAAGTTGCTTGTAATGACTAAACTCGAACACTATTTTCAAATTGCCAGCAGAACAGCTGATGCTCTTAATTTATTAAACCAATTGGCACTTTAG
- the tsaE gene encoding tRNA (adenosine(37)-N6)-threonylcarbamoyltransferase complex ATPase subunit type 1 TsaE, whose amino-acid sequence MTKNFSLSSLERLPDLASEIFLFCPNKKIFALSGEMGSGKTTLIGALCRMLGVKDRVTSPTFPIVNEYYATGRISHIDLYRLNSISEVLNIGIEEYLAGNEYCFIEWPQLIKILLPSDTVFIKIECDKEKRKITITSS is encoded by the coding sequence ATGACTAAAAATTTCAGCTTATCATCCCTTGAACGATTGCCTGACCTAGCTTCTGAAATTTTTTTATTTTGTCCGAATAAAAAAATCTTTGCTTTATCAGGAGAAATGGGATCCGGTAAAACTACACTTATCGGCGCTCTTTGCAGGATGCTGGGAGTGAAGGATAGGGTTACCAGCCCCACTTTTCCAATTGTTAACGAATATTATGCTACGGGACGCATTTCCCACATTGATTTGTACAGATTAAATAGTATTTCTGAGGTATTAAATATTGGGATAGAAGAGTATCTTGCGGGGAATGAGTATTGCTTTATTGAATGGCCGCAGTTGATTAAAATATTGTTGCCCTCAGACACTGTTTTCATAAAAATTGAATGTGATAAAGAAAAAAGAAAGATCACTATAACGAGTTCATGA
- a CDS encoding adenylosuccinate synthase, with protein MAVDVLLGLQWGDEGKGKIVDYLAPNYDLIARFQGGPNAGHTLNIAGKHIVLRTIPSGVFHDRPCNLIGNGVVIDPVEFVKEITELTNIGIDLKKKLKISKKAHLIMPTHRLLDAASESAKGTEKIGSTLKGIGPAYMDKTGRNGLRVGDLFSPLFKNQYDQLKRKHTDLLHLYHFENYAIDLEQKWFDAIEVLRTFETVNGEYFINEQLQNGKKVLAEGAQGSMLDIDFGTYPFVTSSNTITAAACTGLGIAPAVIGEVIGVIKAYCTRVGEGPFPTELKNETGDLLRKEGREFGSITGRPRRCGWLDIPQINYTIMLNGVSQLIITKADVLNIFEEIKICESYKIEDEISAELPFNISNVEIEPLYTTLPGWKSDHSMKHKNQLPATLIDFIEFIEVKTSKKVSMVSIGAERDQLVIL; from the coding sequence ATGGCCGTTGATGTTTTACTGGGGTTACAATGGGGGGATGAAGGAAAAGGAAAAATCGTAGATTATCTTGCACCAAATTATGATTTAATCGCTCGTTTTCAGGGTGGTCCTAATGCAGGGCATACACTGAATATTGCGGGTAAGCATATTGTATTGCGCACCATACCTTCGGGGGTGTTTCACGATAGGCCTTGTAATTTAATAGGTAACGGGGTGGTGATAGACCCTGTTGAGTTTGTAAAAGAAATAACAGAGCTCACTAACATTGGCATTGACCTCAAAAAAAAGCTTAAGATTTCAAAGAAGGCGCATTTGATTATGCCTACTCACCGCCTTCTGGATGCAGCTTCCGAATCTGCAAAGGGTACGGAAAAAATTGGTTCTACATTAAAAGGGATAGGTCCGGCTTACATGGATAAAACGGGCAGGAATGGCTTGCGGGTTGGAGATCTTTTTTCGCCGCTATTTAAAAACCAATATGATCAGCTTAAAAGGAAACATACTGATCTGCTTCACCTATACCATTTCGAAAATTATGCAATTGACCTTGAACAAAAATGGTTTGATGCTATTGAGGTACTTCGAACATTTGAAACCGTGAATGGAGAATACTTTATAAATGAACAGTTACAGAATGGAAAGAAAGTTCTTGCTGAGGGAGCTCAGGGATCCATGCTGGATATTGATTTTGGAACGTATCCTTTTGTAACTTCTTCTAATACTATAACCGCAGCAGCTTGCACCGGTCTGGGTATTGCCCCTGCTGTTATTGGTGAAGTTATTGGGGTGATCAAAGCATATTGCACGCGTGTGGGTGAGGGACCTTTCCCGACCGAGCTTAAAAATGAAACCGGTGATTTACTGAGAAAGGAAGGCCGGGAGTTCGGCTCTATAACGGGCAGACCCCGTCGCTGCGGTTGGTTAGATATTCCACAAATAAATTATACCATTATGCTTAATGGCGTATCTCAGCTTATAATTACCAAGGCAGATGTATTAAATATTTTTGAGGAAATAAAAATTTGCGAGTCCTATAAAATTGAAGATGAGATTTCTGCTGAATTGCCATTTAACATTAGTAACGTAGAAATTGAACCATTATATACTACTTTACCGGGGTGGAAATCGGATCATAGTATGAAGCATAAAAATCAGTTGCCCGCTACGCTTATAGACTTTATTGAGTTTATCGAGGTTAAAACGTCAAAAAAAGTCTCTATGGTTTCCATTGGTGCAGAAAGAGACCAGCTGGTTATACTATAA